gacccttcagggcTGGAAAAGAAAAGGGCAGAagctattctggcttctgctgtcttcctttccagtcttgatgaagggtctccacccaaaatgtcgactgtttatttccatccatagatgctgcccgacctactgagttcctccagcattttgtatgtgttgctccagattccagcatctgcagaatctcttgtgcctccataaaGCTGAAAATGTTTCGATTGGGAAATGTATCaaagcacattctcagactggTACATCAGTAACTAGGTTGCTGGCAATGCTTTAGCCATCTCACTTTCAGAGACCAGGACTAGCTACAGCAGGCATCAAGggactggaaaaataccaccaacattgTCTCTACAAAATCTTCAATCCACTGTCATTGTTCTCTCCCAGGTTAATATCCCTAGCATTGAGATCCTGGTTACTTGAGGCCAGCTATATTAGCCTGGCCTTGTTGTTCATATGTCCAATGTCAAACTTCTGAAGCAGACCTCTCCAAACTCAATTGTGGGAAAAGAGAGATTCAATGATGTTCTCACAGCttccttaaagaaatgcaacatccccattggaTCCAAGGAATCTCTGATAAAATGGAGAGGGAGCATAGAGTGTGGTATTGGGAACCTTGAGGCTGTGCATAAGGAGTACAATGAAGACCTGTGTAAGAAgcggaaggaatgcaccacctcacaaactacccacctgtatATCCATCAACCACATCCTGACCTATCTGTAGGAGAATCTGTGGTTCCTATATTGATCTCATGACCCACCTAAAAACCCACAAAACTTGAGTTGATATTAcagaagtaattttaaaatgtattaatatttTGGCTCTACTGTTCAGGTCTTCATGCAAATACTGGATATTTTGGGATCTCTGCTCCTCCATATGGGCTGAACCCACCACCTTACTCTGAGGTACTTTGTTAAAGATTTATTTCTACTGTTTTTGGATAAAATTTTAACCTTAATTGGAAAATTAGGTTTTTGAAAAAAATCTCCATATTCAATGCAAGATAGCAATTAAAACATGTTGTAAACTTAAAGACAAAAATGAATACGTACATTTTCATTACTTAAATTCATTAAATAACCCAGAAAAAAATCTCACCTAGTGTGCAAAATATAGTGTGATTAATTCTttgaattttatgttttaatatagAAGCACAAATCTTTACAAAGTATACAAGATGTTTTATTTTTGGTTGAAGCAAAGTGACACAAGGACAAAGTTATGAGACTTCTAGCTTCCTCCAGGCACTTCCCTAATATAGTCACATATGCAGAGCAATGTAGATTAAACATGGTTATACCAGTTCTGGGTATAACATTAATTTAGTAGACAACTGCCCACTGCACCTGGACAATCGAACCAGTGTTAATTTGGTCAGGGCAATGAATGTGAGCCACATTTCAATAATGCAGATCCAGATTGGTGAAATTTTTTGGCAACAGCAAGCTAATTTCACACAGCGAATAGCGAGGGTGGCACTGTGGCACGACTAATAGAGTcattgcctcactgctccagcaacctagGCTCAagcctgacctctagtgctgtgtacgtggagtttgcatgttctccccatgaccacgtggctctcctctgggtgcttcagttttctcccacatcccaaaaacatgcaggttggacAGTAATCGAcaactttaaattgcccctaatgtgtaggtgagaggtagaaattGAGGGGGTGGTTgacgagaatgtggagagaataaataggTTCAGGCATACAAAATgtgaaaatgggtgcttcatggtcagtgcggacttggtgggctgaagggcctgtttctgcactgtttctcTGACTCAGATTCCAATAATGGAAAATTGTTaatctttctctttttaattttttcaggcttctcccccttaccctaaactccAGAGTGATGGAATGGATATTTCTTTTGGATATCAATCCAACTACCCATCATGCCCACAAGGGCCACCACCACCCATGCCACATATGCCAAGCCCACCATATCCAATTACATCACAATTTCCTTGTGCCCCTCCCCAGTATGGTGATTGCCAGAAGGTTCTTGCTACTCCACCAATGGCCTGTACCACCCAAAATGTTGCAGCTGCTCCTCCAATTTTGCCCTCCCCTGTCAATCAGCGGTCTCTTGCATCGTCATGTGTCGTCACCCAGCAGAGTCCTTTAGCACCATATATGGCCAGCCAGCAGCTTTCTTCAACATTAATGATACAGTCTGGCAGTGGTGTAACCGTGAGTAACATGTACGGTTGTTATCCAACCATCACCCGACAGCCTTCAAAAAGCCTAACCAAAGAAATTTCATCTGCTGTCTTGACTAAAATTGTACAGCATGCAACTACTCGAAACCCAAAATATAAGGTAGTTATTTTATTTTGATATCAAATGTTACCAAACAGCTATTTCCTGATTtgattcctttatttaaaaagaattgaTCAGTTTACATTTGAAATTAATCACCTTTTGCCTGTCCTTGTTTGACTAATGAGGACTAAATTTAGTTTCTGCTTCATGAATAGAGCTTTAATATCTTCCCTTAGTATTTATAATATCTTGCTTTATAAGGACATTCAACACAGGAAAAATAACGCTAGGGAGACAGAAATGGAAACTAAATCTAATAAGGGAAGTCGAATAATATATTTTGAGAATGGTGATGATCAACATGTAATTCTTCCAATTAGCTTCTAGAGGATGAGATCAAAAAATATTGTGAACCAGGAAGGTGTGGAAGCCAGAATGTAAGGAAAGAAGTGTTCATAGTTGGGTTGAGGGCCTGGGTTAATGTTTCTAGGGCTTGAGTTACAGAGGTGAAAAGGACGGAGGGCATGATGAGATTTAGAATTTGATCCTTGATCTCTGCTCTACGTGACCGAgtgtttgtcccacatcccaaagatgtaggtaggcaagtggcaaaaaaaatcaaaggaaattTGATGGAGATGTGAGAGAATGAGTTATAGGGCTACAGAGAAATTTgtttaatgggattgctcagttgagagccagcatggactaaaTGGCGTCCTTTGCTGTCACAATAAATAAGGACATTGGTGGAGCTGAAGATTATGTAGCTTGGTGATTAGTGACTTGGTGGGATAGGTTTGGAAACCAAAGTTTTAGATGTGCTGAGATTTGTAGCTTGAAGGTTGAAAACCTGGCCAGCATGGGTGATGGAATAGTCGCATAAGGGTGGCAAATGCTTGAATGAGGCTGAACTGCAATCTTTCAGTATTAGAAATGAGTGATGAACAGATTCAGGAGTACAACTTGTGAACAGTTCAACTGTGTCAGTGGCCGATAGCAAGGGTGCAGTGTTCATCACTGCATTTGTGGAAGCTGACTGCACATCTTCAGGTGATGTCACGGGGCCATCATGTAGGTAGGTAAGAAGAGAAGACCCAGGAAGGATCTTTGGACTCTAGGTGTTTCTACGCAGGAAGGGAAGCTATGATTGGATGGACAATAAAGAAGCCTGGCTTAAGGTCTCTTTGTTGATTCAGTGATGGAACATAGACCTGCAAGTCAGATGAATGTGGATAGAAAGCCTAATACACAGCAGGAATCCCTGGCTGTTCTCATTTGCCAGTTGAGAGGCTGACATCTTATTCTGTTGGCTGGGAAATATGTTATGAGCCAAGAGATAGTATATGGGTAAATATTAACTTGTGATTTCTTGTATGTTGTTACCACAATCCATGATATTAATATGTATTTGTCATATTTCAGAATCAAGTAACAATTATAACGGGAGGAAATGGTGTGATCATACACAAGTAGATGAAAATGGAATCAGCCATATCATGTGAATACAGCTCTACAAAGAATGTTGCATACTACTACAATACATATCACAGCCTTCACTGTAAACTATCttaccacctacccttgatgttcaataGCATTATCATGTCTGGGTCCCCTACCGTCAATATCTCAGGAGTCACCAATAATATTCtctcaaatggaccagccactTAAATACTATGACCAtagcagcaggtcagaggctgagtatcctgcagtAACTGACAGACTAcaaaagttttaaaatgcagTATTTTCTGTAAATTTTATCTAAAGAATACAGTGTAACAAAAATGCTAATCTTCAATATGCAGGATTAGTGAGTATTTTTTATCTTTGACACAACATGTGGAACATGTATCTTTAAATTGTAAAGCAAAAATTATTATAAGATAAGAGAAATTATCTATAAAGCTTTCACTGAGTCTTTAATACCTAATAGCATGGGCTGATAAGAGAAGGATTTTGGATGCATGTGAACACAACTGTCTgcaagttccccttcaagtcatgtACCATGCTGACTTGGGGGCTATCATCATTTTCCCATTGTtgtggaactccctgcccaacagtactgtggagtACCTTCAGTAGAAGGATTGCATTGTTCAAGATTGCAGCTCACAAGCACCTGCTAAAGggaattagggataggcaataaatgttgtccttaccagtgatgtccagatcccaaaaataaatacTTTTTCTCCATGACCACTTACTCCACTTCCTGATAAAAGCAAAGCTATCTTCAGCCAGTCTGGGAATACAGAATCAGGAAGTGTCTTTGTTGAACTTCAAAATGTGCAACACCTGGTCAGCTCTGCCCAAGGCCTTGGACCCAGAAACGAGCAAAGATGCAGTGGGGAACCAATAATCAAAACTGCTGCCATTCCCATTTAGAGCATCTTGTGAGATCTTAGAATTTCTTGGCaaatagaaaataatcaaaacattTGATGTTAAAAATTCTTCAAAAAAATATTCCATCATTACACTGAGTAGGGAGTGACATCTTTGGATGTCTGTCATGAATAGAGAAATTAAATATATTATAGACTTCAATTggtaatatttaaaataactaCCTTCAGCAACATTCattctatgattttaaaaaatcttgcatgtttaacttttttttaaaaattgtgaaagCAGAGATGGAGTACTGAACCAATCTTTattgaaatttgcaaatgatatgaACAATTTATTGACATACCTTTTAGTCTATAGGCCTCTTTCTAATTAGAGTATGAAGGAACTGTTGGGGGTAAATTGGAGTTCAGAAAAAGGATTTTAATAACAGGAACTCAGCAAAACAATGATAAAATAATGAACATTAGAATTTAAAATTCAGCTTATATTAGGAAAGAATTATTGCAAATCATGGACAGTAGAGATTGTGAGATTAAATTGAAGGATCAAAGTTCAAACATTAGAGTGGTCAATTCCTAGCCCAATGTTGCTTTGTAATGGAGAGGATTGCATTAAGCTCTGTTTTTGTTATTAGATGACCTTGCATTAAAATTTGATTGTTATTTAGATATGGGCTAAATATAAAGACATTAAATGTAATAATATGTTAAATTGTATTGAGTGATTCTACACACAAAAATCAGTAATGATTTGGTTTAAAAATTTTATATATGGTCTGATTCTAAAATATTTATGATGATACTAAAATTTCATACATCTCCATTACCTTTCTCTTCTTCTGTGCTTCTGTGTCCATTGGATCATGAGATTTTTTTCCTCGAGCAACATTGCTCTCTGCCTCCCttcccatgcctcttcttcccatCTCCCTCTTGTCATCTCGTTTCCAGGGCTTCCCTTCCTAGCAGATGAGTGGTCCAGGTGCTCTCCAGCAGCTGACAGAACATTGTCCTAGAGCAGAGCCTGTGGACGTTGATCCTGATATCCATAAATGAAGGTTCTGAGTTCAGGAACCCATTCAGCAGGGACATTTTATGTTGTTGCTCTCCTCTGGCAAGGCCGTCCTCATCTCGCATCAAAAAGAGCTTCCTGCTCATCCTCCTCCAAATAACAGAAGTACAAAGTGGTTGAAGAATAACCTCTAGCATGCAGCCTTCCCAATTCTCCTCGTTATACCCATTTTTTTTGAGATACAAGACGTTTAAGAACTTTGTAAAAGCAACGGAGGCATTTTATCTCCAAATGAAGTTTCTCTACCTCAATTCTTGCTGACTTAGGCTTCAAAGCTCGCTGTTTTTTGTTAAATCTTCCTGTTTACGTGAGCGACTGACACAAACAGGTCTCATTCTGTTatcacaaatgctgccttcagGTCAGCATTATTGGAACCCTTTCCAATTAGTGTAGTAGATTTTTGGTTGGCTTTCAAGTTGCAAATTAAGGCCAGTGGAGTGGCCCACTGAATTTTAAATGGGATCTTCTGGGTCTCTGAAGCTTCTGTTTACTACAGGTAATGGGTCACTTTCAATGTGAAGATCAGGATTATCTGTTTTAAATAGTTTCCAATTTGCACGGGAGTGATGGAGTTGAAGAAGCTTGCAAACAAGTGTTGAATTATTTTGTGAACCATACTGGAGCAGTGGTGCTCTTCCAGATCCAACAAAAAGTTGTCAGCAATTCCTCCCATCACAAATTAGTCCTCTTAGGCAGTCCCCTAGGATTGAGGATGATGTACTTCTGCTTTGGATTTGTGACTTCTGAGATGGGTCACAGGGCCAATGTAAGAACAGTACACTCTTCAACAGATGGGGCAGGTAGTGGCTGATGGAGcaagtgggtgggtagtttatAAGATGCTTCAGTACTTTCGCCGCTAACACTTGCCTCCATGTATTTTCAATGCATGGTTTTGACATTCTCAGTACTGTCCTGAatgatccttctccactttgagcggtcatgggGCAGATATTTCCAGAAGTCTTCCAATGAGAGAGCTTGGAACAGAGGCCACGAGCTCCAAGCTGTCTTCATCACTGACCAGAACAttgagagtcatacaacatggaaacaggccctttgaccctctgagtccatgctggccatcaactagccatttacactaatccaatattaatccttttttaaattctccacatattctcatcaactctcctcagattctcccactcacttacacactaaggacaatttacagtggccaattaactactgGCCTGCacattctttgggatgtg
This genomic interval from Pristis pectinata isolate sPriPec2 chromosome 5, sPriPec2.1.pri, whole genome shotgun sequence contains the following:
- the LOC127570553 gene encoding zinc finger homeobox protein 3-like → MNVPVIPVSLKGVQKTREHVKQNQVALKGAELLCDPLSLPLLHCRGLGLKADRLPVEKPGGGCRFWAAVTVPAMAQFHFTGLHANTGYFGISAPPYGLNPPPYSEASPPYPKLQSDGMDISFGYQSNYPSCPQGPPPPMPHMPSPPYPITSQFPCAPPQYGDCQKVLATPPMACTTQNVAAAPPILPSPVNQRSLASSCVVTQQSPLAPYMASQQLSSTLMIQSGSGVTVSNMYGCYPTITRQPSKSLTKEISSAVLTKIVQHATTRNPKYKNQVTIITGGNGVIIHK